From Corvus moneduloides isolate bCorMon1 chromosome 2, bCorMon1.pri, whole genome shotgun sequence, one genomic window encodes:
- the LATS2 gene encoding serine/threonine-protein kinase LATS2 isoform X1: MRPKTFPATTYSGNSRQRLQEIREGLKQPSKSSGQGLPIGAGSETSLDPKILIGKDAARQQQMRQTPKFGPYQKALREIRYSLLPFANESSTTAAVEVNRQMLQELVNAGCDQEMAVRALKQTGSRSIEAALEYISKMSYLDPRNEQIVRVIKQTSPGKGIVPNNVTRRPSFEGSNESFPSYHQISNAAYEGTGFGAEGANMLTEVPRPYMDYLISTSQSSAMTAPVQRPSGVGTHSTPTSHQQKAYPANMESSVINYPVANHSSQALQLQASHGSNSQHYSRQHMMVQGEPMGYGVQRSPSFQNKMQQEGGYANLPNKGAVVQNNTGHAFQQAPASLYISHSHHKQTSPSSHQMHVISRGPAFANDFSDSPPQNLLTPSRNSLNMDLYDMNNPQVQQWQAATPSRRDSLQNPGIEASPRQHVSFRPDATVPSRTNSFNNHQQQPQVTVSMRQVPPGKPDPSIASPNTITAVTSAHILQPVKSMRVMRPEPQTAVGPSHPGWLPAQAPAVDGLEIMEQHVPPSGAANAYQLDVDYGNQELRCPPPPYPKHLLLPGTSEQFDVNCLCMGVEQTLRVVPSSTSNKAEESNERNDKNSKNTKAEKPSKDKKQIQTSPVPVRKNGKDEEKRESRIKSYSPFAFKFYMEQHVENVIKTYQQKINRRLQLEQEMAKAGLCEAEQEQMRKILYQKESNYNRLKRAKMDKSMFVKIKTLGIGAFGEVCLACKVDTHALYAMKTLRKKDVLNRNQVAHVKAERDILAEADNEWVVKLYYSFQDKDNLYFVMDYIPGGDMMSLLIRMEVFPERLARFYIAELTLAIESVHKMGFIHRDIKPDNILIDLDGHIKLTDFGLCTGFRWTHNSKYYQKGSHIRQDSMEPSDLWDDVSNCRCGDRLKTLEQRAKKQHQRCLAHSLVGTPNYIAPEVLLRKGYTQLCDWWSVGVILFEMLVGQPPFLAPTPTETQLKVINWESTLHIPSQIKLSPEATDLITKLCCAAEDRLGRNGADDIKAHSFFHSMDFSTDIRRQPAPYVPKISHPMDTSNFDPVEEESPWNDTSGDSTRTWDPLASSNSKHTEHAFYEFTFRRFFDDNGYPFRYPKPSGMEVCQSEKSDVEDKGVVDQTGACQPVYV, from the exons GAGATGGCTGTTCGGGCACTGAAGCAGACAGGGAGCAGGAGTATTGAAGCAGCCCTGGAGTACATCAGTAAGATGAGCTACTTGGATCCTAGAAATGAACAGATAGTACGTGTAATTAAGCAAACCTCACCAG GAAAGGGTATTGTGCCAAATAATGTAACCCGCAGGCCGAGCTTTGAAGGATCAAATGAATCTTTTCCGTCCTACCATCAGATCAGTAATGCAGCCTATGAAGGGACAGGCTTTGGAGCAGAAGGTGCAAATATGCTTACTGAAGTTCCAAGGCCCTACATGGACTATTTAATCTCTACTTCTCAGTCTTCAGCTATGACTGCTCCTGTGCAGCGACCCTCTGGAGTGGGCACTCACAGCACACCAACGAGCCACCAGCAGAAAGCATACCCTGCAAATATGGAGTCTTCTGTGATTAATTATCCAGTGGCTAATCACAGCAgccaggccttgcagctgcaGGCGTCTCATGGCTCCAACAGCCAACATTACAGTAGACAGCACATGATGGTGCAGGGGGAACCTATGGGATATGGTGTTCAGCGGAGTCCATCCTTCCAAAACAAgatgcagcaggagggaggataTGCCAATCTCCCAAATAAAGGGGCAGTTGTTCAGAACAATACTGGTCATGCATTTCAGCAGGCACCAGCAAGCCTGTATATCTCACATTCTCATCACAAGCAGACAAGTCCTTCTTCTCATCAAATGCATGTGATATCCAGAGGTCCAGCCTTTGCTAATGATTTTTCAGACAGTCCACCACAAAATCTATTAACTCCATCTAGAAATAGCCTAAACATGGACCTCTATGACATGAATAATCCTCAAGTTCAGCAGTGGCAGGCAGCAACCCCGTCACGCAGAGATTCTTTACAAAACCCAGGAATAGAAGCATCTCCACGGCAACACGTATCCTTCAGACCTGATGCCACAGTGCCAAGCAGAACAAACTCCTTCAACAACCACCAGCAACAGCCACAAGTGACAGTGTCTATGAGGCAGGTTCCTCCAGGAAAACCTGATCCTTCCATTGCATCTCCAAACACAATCACGGCAGTCACATCTGCTCATATCCTCCAGCCAGTGAAGAGCATGCGAGTGATGAGACCCGAGCCTCAGACTGCAGTGGGACCTTCCCATCCTGGCTGGTTGCCTGCGCAGGCACCGGCTGTGGATGGCTTGGAGATCATGGAGCAGCACGTGCCACCATCTGGAGCAGCTAATGCCTATCAGCTAGATGTGGATTACGGTAACCAGGAACTGCGGTGTCCACCACCACCCTATCCCAAGCATTTGTTACTTCCTGGCACCTCTGAGCAGTTTGATGTCAACTGCTTGTGCATGGGCGTGGAGCAGACTCTGCGTGTGGTCCCCAGTTCAACGAGCAATAAGGCTGAAGAGAGCAACGAGCGAAATGATAAAAACAGCAAGAACACTAAAGCTGAAAAACCAAGCAAGGATAAAAAGCAGATTCAGACATCTCCGGTGCCTGTACGAAAAAATGgcaaagatgaggaaaagcGAGAATCCCGAATAAAGAGCTACTCACCTTTTGCCTTCAAGTTCTACATGGAGCAACATGTAGAGAACGTCATAAAGACCTACCAGCAGAAAATTAATAGAAGGTTACAATTGGAGCAAGAAATGGCAAAA GCTGGCCTCTGTGAAGCAGAACAGGAACAAATGAGGAAAATTCTCTACCAGAAGGAGTCTAACTACAACAGGCTTAAAAGGGCCAAAATGGACAAATCTATGTTTGTGAAAATCAAGACTCTGGGTATTGGTGCCTTTGGAGAAGTGTGCCTGGCCTGCAAAGTGGACACCCATGCCCTGTATGCCATGAAGACTCTGCGAAAGAAAGATGTGCTGAACCGGAATCAGGTGGCTCATGTCAAAGCAGAGAGAGACATACTTGCTGAGGCAGACAATGAGTGGGTGGTTAAACTTTATTATTCCTTCCAAGATAAAGACAATTTGTACTTTGTGATGGACTACATCCCTGGTGGGGATATGATGAGCCTACTGATTCGGATGGAGGTCTTCCCAGAGCGTCTGGCTAGATTTTATATTGCAGAGCTCACTTTGGCCATAGAGAGTGTGCACAAAATGGGATTTATTCATCGAGACATCAAGCCTGACAACATTCTGATAGACCTCGATGGGCATATCAAACTGACTGACTTTGGACTGTGTACTGGATTCAGGTGGACTCACAATTCAAAATACTATCAGAAAG GGAGCCATATCAGGCAAGACAGCATGGAGCCCAGTGATCTTTGGGATGATGTGTCCAACTGTCGATGTGGAGATAGGCTGAAGACATTGGAACAAAGAGCTAAGAAGCAGCACCAGAGATGTCTGGCCCACTCGTTAGTTGGAACCCCTAATTACATTGCTCCTGAAGTCCTGCTTCGTAAAG GATACACTCAGCTCTGTGACTGGTGGAGTGTTGGTGTGATCCTCTTTGAGATGTTAGTGGGACAGCCTCCTTTCCTGGCTCCTACACCCACAGAAACCCAGCTGAAG GTGATAAATTGGGAAAGCACACTGCACATTCCCTCACAGATCAAGCTGAGCCCTGAGGCAACTGATCTTATCAcaaagctctgctgtgctgctgaggacaGGCTTGGAAGAAATGGAGCAGATGATATTAAAGCCCATTCTTTCTTTCACTCTATGGACTTCTCTACCGATATCCGTAGGCAGCCAGCTCCCTATGTTCCAAAGATCAGCCATCCAATGGACACTTCAAATTTTGATCCAGTTGAGGAAGAAAGTCCTTGGAATGATACTAGTGGTGACAGCACCAGGACCTGGGATCCACTAGCCTCTTCCAACAGCAAACACACAGAACATGCTTTTTACGAGTTTACTTTCCGAAGATTCTTTGATGACAACGGCTATCCGTTCAGGTATCCCAAACCTTCTGGCATGGAAGTTTGCCAGTCTGAGAAGTCTGATGTAGAAGACAAAGGTGTGGTGGATCAGACTGGAGCTTGTCAGCCTGTATATGTGTAA